In Deltaproteobacteria bacterium, the DNA window AGAGAACAGCATTAGAGCGAACGTCAAACGCCTTGCCATACCCAGGAAGCACAAGAAATGGCTCAACTTCCCCAAGGGGTGAATAATGACTCCATGTTCCGTACTTCAGCAACGCTGGCGTATGGTAAATCTCTACATCTACTTCCCCATCAATGTTCTCTGCACTTTCTTTTGCGTAGCCATCGACACGCGAAAAAATGCCCGGGCATTCGGCCGAGAACTTTTTCATGGTTTTATCAAGCAGTGACGCAGTTAGCGGCACTCCTGCGGCAACAGAAAATCCAGCTCCAAGGATGAAGACGCGATTCTTCTTCACGTACTGTTCGTAATAGTTGCGGTCTAACTCTTCTTCCGCCAAAAGTTTGCTCATTCTCGTTTCTCGAAATCTAACAAACTGTTAGATAATTTTTCCACCATCGCGGATTCAAAACATACTATCAATCATTTGCAAATCAAACCCGGAATTTTTCGTAAGCGATCCCCAAAAGCAAGTGGTTTCAATTTGATTCAAAATCCCCCCTCACCCCTCTTTGACCCGAAAGGGTCCCCTTGGGACAAAGGGGGGAATGGGGGGATTTTAGTGATGATATTTTTCCCCGCGAAGGATCGTATAGGCGCGGTACAACTGCTCAAGAAGGATGACCCTAGCCAACTCGTGCGGGAAAGTCAACGCGGAGAGGGAAAGGATGCGATTGGCCCTTTGGCGAACGGGGTCATCGAGACCGTAGGCTCCGCCGATGACAAAAACGATGTTTCGAACCGACCGGTTGGTCAGCGCTTGCAATTCGCGGGCCAATCCCTCGGAGGTGACCGTCTCTCCTTCCCTGTCCAGCACGACAAGATAATCGGAATCCGCCACGGCGGACAAAAGACTTTGCGCCTCTTCCTTTCTCCTTTGACCGGGGTCGGCGGCGGGAGAATCTTTGACGCATCGGATCGAGATGCGGACGTAATGGGAAAGACGCTCCTGATATTTCTCTTCCAGTTCCCGCGAGGCCTTGTCTTTAACCTTTCCGACGGCGAGGATGTTTAGGGGAGGCATCTGTTTTCTTCCGGTTGAGATTTACCCGTTTGGCGTCGTGCCACAAATTTTCGAGCTGATAAAAATCACGGGCCTCTTCGAGAAATGTGTGACAGACCACATCGCCGTAATCCAGGAGCACCCAAGTCCCCTGCTGGTAGCCCTCGGTGCCGCGGCAGTGCCGGTTGAGTTTCTTTTTTACCGCCTCTTCGACGTTGTCGGCAATCGCCTGAACCTGCCGACAGCTTGCACCGCTACAGATGAGCAGGTAATCAG includes these proteins:
- a CDS encoding 23S rRNA (pseudouridine(1915)-N(3))-methyltransferase RlmH — its product is MPPLNILAVGKVKDKASRELEEKYQERLSHYVRISIRCVKDSPAADPGQRRKEEAQSLLSAVADSDYLVVLDREGETVTSEGLARELQALTNRSVRNIVFVIGGAYGLDDPVRQRANRILSLSALTFPHELARVILLEQLYRAYTILRGEKYHH
- the rsfS gene encoding ribosome silencing factor, whose product is MSNVKTQSSKIKNTILDLARVIHDAVEDTKAIDPVVLDLRKKAAYADYLLICSGASCRQVQAIADNVEEAVKKKLNRHCRGTEGYQQGTWVLLDYGDVVCHTFLEEARDFYQLENLWHDAKRVNLNRKKTDASPKHPRRRKG